A window from Lycium ferocissimum isolate CSIRO_LF1 unplaced genomic scaffold, AGI_CSIRO_Lferr_CH_V1 ctg10782, whole genome shotgun sequence encodes these proteins:
- the LOC132041590 gene encoding leucine-rich repeat receptor-like serine/threonine-protein kinase BAM3: MNQESMNCDSSILWRNVGCCDTYKGSHFDTIGNLSSRLEVFEIAVAHISGFIPTSTGKHERFSSKFPLILWKMSGPLYLDASQNSIEGEVPEDIGGLKAIVELTLSSTIPKSLEKLSYLKSINVSFNILHGEIPDGGVFANSTRNYFRATKVYVECTFQRSRCALTNLRQQSLSKELLLKIVTPVIISSFLILLLVSIG, from the exons ATGAACCAAGAGAGCATGAATTGCGATTCTTCGATTCTTTGGCGGAATGTGGGATGTTGCGATACTTACAAGGGTTCTCATTTCGATACTATTGGAAATCTTTCATCTAGACTTGAAGTTTTTGAAATAGCAGTTGCACACATCAGTGGCTTCATTCCCACTAGTACAGGCAAACATGAGCG ATTTTCATCAAAGTTTCCTTTGATCCTTTGGAAAATGAGTGGTCCTCTCTATCTAGATGCGTCGCAGAATTCAATAGAGGGAGAGGTTCCAGAGGATATTGGAGGACTGAAGGCCATTGTAGAGCTAACTCTTTCCA GTACTATTCCTAAGTCGTTGGAGAAGCTCTCATACCTTAAAAGCATTAATGTCTCATTTAATATTTTACATGGTGAAATTCCCGATGGTGGTGTGTTTGCAAATTCCACTCGCAATTATTTTCGGGCAACAAAGGTCTATGTGGAATGCACATTTCAGAGGTCTCGCTGTGCTCTCACTAATCTTCGACAACAATCCTTGTCTAAGGAGCTTCTGCTAAAAATTGTTACTCCAGTTATTATTTCATCCTTTCTAATATTATTGTTGGTCTCAATTGGATAA